One Glycine max cultivar Williams 82 chromosome 4, Glycine_max_v4.0, whole genome shotgun sequence DNA segment encodes these proteins:
- the LOC100807347 gene encoding RNA-dependent RNA polymerase 6 yields MDLEGSEKGSVVTQISIGGFGSEVKASDLLNYLEDKIGLVYRCRLKTSWTPPESYPEFKIIDTAKIRRTEDYKKVEPHAFVHFASPESVTAALNASGCCDLFLKNQPLKVSCGPKNPYFLNQRRRTTTPFKMSDVLVEIGTLVSPGEFFVSWRGPDKGVKFLVDPFDGMCRFCFSRDTAFSFKGIDKKAVIKCDFQVGFLVRDINEIRRYNDTSYLVVLLHLASSPWVWYRTADDDIEESVPFDLLDDDDPWIRTTDFTPSGAIGRCNFYRISIPPRHGAKLMKAMLYLKGQRVQIQELPLKQTLRTQNEPDFGMPMSDAFFYVHFQKDIAFDIMFLVNAIVHKGIFNQHRLSDRFFELLRNQPKELNVAALKHLCSYKRPVFDATKRLKIVQEWLLRNPKLYQISKQLDDIVEVRRLVVTPSKAYCIPPEVELSNRVLRKFREVSDCFLRVTFMDEGMQTINVNALNYYVAPIVKEITSNSFSQKTKIYKRVKTILEEGFYFCGRKYSFLAFSSNQLRDRSAWFFAEDKIRCDDIRNWMGKFNQRNVAKCAARMGQCFSSTYATVEVAANEVNSMLPDVERNNYIFSDGIGVITHDLAREVAEKLKLDNVPSAYQIRYAGFKGVVASWPAKGDGVRLSLRPSMNKFQSTHNILEICAWTRFQPGFLNRQIITLLSALGVPDEIFWQMQEAMLLKLNQMLVDADIAFDVLTKSCAEHGNAAAIMLSCGFSPLTEPHLRGMLTSTRAAQLWGLREKSRIFVSSGRWLMGVLDELGVLEQGQCFVQVSTPSLENCFSKHGSRFSETKNLHVVKGFVVIAKNPCLHPGDVRVLEAVDAPDLHHLNDCLVFPQKGDRPHTNEASGSDLDGDLYFVTWDENLIPPSKRSWIPMEYAPQESKLLTRQVMTRDIIEFFVRNMVNEHLGAICNAHVVHADSSDYGALDEKCIHLAELAATAVDFPKTGKLVTMPPHLKPKLYPDFMGKERHQSYRSNKILGRLYRHIKDAYDEDIEAPYLNFVTGDIPYDKDLEVPGSADFIADAWEQKCSYDGQLSGLIGQYKVKREEEVVTGQIWSMPKYNSRKQGELKERLKHSYSALKKEFRYTFEKLNSDVGELSEEEKNLLYEQKASAWYQVTYHPEWVKKSLDLQDKSSENQEADSLGSTVMLSFPWIAVDYLARTKIRQRHQRSGNFDSTKPVDYLAKYLSERL; encoded by the exons ATGGACTTAGAAGGAAGTGAAAAGGGTTCAGTGGTTACTCAGATTAGCATTGGTGGATTTGGCAGTGAGGTCAAAGCAAGTGATCTCCTGAATTACTTGGAGGATAAAATTGGACTTGTGTACAGGTGTAGGTTGAAGACTTCTTGGACCCCTCCAGAGTCATATCCAGAATTTAAAATCATTGATACTGCAAAGATTAGAAGAACGGAAGACTACAAGAAGGTGGAGCCCCATGCCTTTGTGCATTTTGCATCTCCGGAATCTGTGACTGCAGCCCTGAATGCTTCAGGTTGTTGTGATCTATTTTTGAAGAATCAACCGTTAAAGGTCAGCTGTGGGCCCAAAAATCCATACTTCCTGAACCAAAGGAGGAGAACTACAACTCCTTTTAAGATGTCTGATGTACTTGTTGAAATTGGGACTTTGGTTAGTCCAGGGGAGTTTTTCGTTTCTTGGAGAGGACCTGATAAAGGTGTAAAATTTCTTGTGGATCCCTTTGATGGCATGTGCAGGTTTTGTTTCAGTAGAGATACTGCATTCTCATTCAAAGGGATAGACAAAAAAGCAGTTATAAAGTGTGATTTTCAGGTGGGATTCCTGGTTAGAGACATTAATGAGATCAGGAGATATAATGATACATCATATCTCGTTGTTTTATTACACCTAGCTTCTTCGCCTTGGGTTTGGTACAGAACTGCCGATGATGACATTGAAGAATCAGTACCATTTGATTTGCTGGATGATGATGATCCTTGGATCAGAACCACTGATTTTACTCCTAGTGGGGCAATTGGTCGATGCAATTTTTATAGAATTTCAATCCCACCTCGCCATGGTGCGAAATTGATGAAGGCCATGCTTTATCTAAAAGGTCAAAGAGTGCAAATACAAGAACTTCCACTCAAACAGACACTTAGGACACAGAATGAACCTGATTTTGGCATGCCAATGTCAGATGCTTTCTTCTATGTACATTTTCAGAAGGACATTGCTTTTGACATAATGTTTTTGGTCAATGCTATTGTACATAAAGGCATATTCAATCAGCACAGGTTGTCGGATAGGTTTTTTGAATTGCTGAGAAATCAACCTAAGGAGCTTAATGTGGCTGCCCTGAAGCATTTATGTTCGTACAAGCGCCCAGTATTTGATGCAACTAAGAGGCTAAAAATAGTCCAAGAATGGTTGCTCAGAAATCCAAAACTGTATCAGATCTCTAAACAGTTGGATGATATTGTTGAGGTTAGAAGATTGGTTGTTACTCCATCAAAAGCCTATTGTATACCACCTGAAGTTGAATTGTCCAACAGGGTTCTCAGAAAATTCAGAGAAGTTTCAGATTGTTTCTTGAGAGTCACCTTTATGGATGAAGGCATGCAGACAATTAATGTGAATGCTCTTAACTATTATGTTGCTCCTATAGTGAAGGAAATCACATCAAACTCTTTCTctcaaaagacaaaaatatataaaagggtGAAAACTATCTTGGAAGAGGGATTTTACTTTTGTGGCcgaaaatattcatttttagcCTTTTCATCCAATCAACTTAGAGATAGATCTGCTTGGTTTTTTGCTGAGGACAAAATAAGATGTGATGATATACGAAATTGGATGGGCAAGTTTAATCAGAGGAATGTTGCAAAATGTGCTGCTAGGATGGGACAATGCTTCTCATCTACTTATGCAACAGTTGAAGTTGCTGCAAATGAAGTTAACTCCATGCTACCCGATGTTGAGAGGAACAATTACATTTTCTCTGATGGTATTGGTGTTATCACTCATGATCTTGCAAGGGAAGTTGCAGAAAAGTTGAAATTGGACAATGTACCCTCTGCTTACCAGATCAGATATGCTGGTTTTAAAGGGGTCGTGGCCTCTTGGCCGGCTAAAGGGGATGGGGTCAGACTTTCTTTGAGGCCTAGTATGAACAAGTTTCAATCTACTCATAATATCTTGGAGATCTGTGCGTGGACCAGGTTTCAGCCTGGTTTTCTTAATCGGCAGATTATAACATTGCTTTCGGCACTGGGTGTGCCTGATGAAATATTTTGGCAAATGCAGGAGGCAATGCTTTTGAAGTTAAATCAAATGCTTGTGGATGCAGATATCGCTTTTGATGTTCTGACCAAATCATGTGCTGAGCATGGGAATGCTGCAGCAATAATGTTAAGTTGTGGCTTCAGTCCCCTAACAGAACCTCATCTTAGAGGTATGTTAACTTCTACACGTGCTGCGCAGCTTTGGGGACTTAGAGAAAAGTCCAGGATTTTTGTATCATCTGGGCGATGGTTGATGGGTGTCTTAGATGAGTTGGGTGTGCTTGAACAAGGGCAGTGCTTTGTTCAAGTGTCTACACCTTCTCTTGAAAATTGTTTCTCAAAGCATGGGTCAAGATTTTCAGAGACAAAGAACCTGCATGTAGTTAAAGGTTTTGTGGTTATAGCCAAAAATCCTTGCCTTCATCCAGGAGATGTAAGAGTTTTGGAGGCAGTTGATGCCCCCGATTTACATCATTTAAACGATTGTCTTGTTTTCCCTCAAAAGGGTGACAGACCCCATACAAATGAAGCTTCTGGAAGTGACCTTGATGGGGATCTATATTTtgtcacatgggatgaaaatctCATTCCACCAAGTAAGAGGAGCTGGATACCTATGGAGTATGCCCCTCAAGAAAGCAAACTTCTGACACGTCAAGTGATGACCCGA GACATCATAGAATTTTTTGTCAGAAACATGGTAAATGAACATTTGGGTGCAATCTGCAATGCACATGTGGTACATGCTGATTCCAGTGACTATGGTGCCTTGGATGAAAAATGCATACACTTGGCCGAGCTAGCAGCCACTGCTGTCGATTTTCCAAAGACCGGGAAGCTTGTCACTATGCCTCCTCATCTGAAGCCAAAATTGTACCCTGATTTCATGGGGAAAGAGCGGCACCAGTCTTACAGGTCAAATAAAATCCTGGGTAGACTTTACCGGCATATCAAAGATGCTTATGATGAAGATATTGAAGCTCCGTATTTGAACTTTGTGACTGGCGATATACCATATGATAAAGATCTTGAGGTTCCAGGATCTGCTGATTTTATTGCTGATGCGTGGGAGCAAAAATGCTCATATGATGGCCAGTTGAGTGGGCTAATTGGTCAATACAAAGTGAAAAGAGAAGAGGAAGTTGTTACTGGACAGATTTGGTCCATGCCAAAATACAACAGTAGGAAGCAAGGGGAGCTTAAGGAGAGGCTGAAGCACTCTTACAGTGCCCTGAAAAAAGAATTTAGATACACTTTCGAGAAGTTGAATTCGGATGTTGGAGAATTAAgcgaggaagaaaaaaatttgttgtatGAGCAGAAAGCTTCGGCCTGGTATCAAGTGACATATCATCCTGAATGGGTGAAAAAATCCCTTGATCTGCAAGATAAATCCTCAGAGAACCAAGAGGCTGATAGTTTGGGAAGTACGGTGATGTTGAGTTTTCCTTGGATTGCAGTTGATTACCTAGCTCGCACAAAGATAAGGCAACGACATCAGAGGAGTGGAAATTTTGACTCAACTAAGCCAGTTGATTATCTGGCAAAGTATCTATCTGAAAGGTTATAA
- the SPX2 gene encoding SPX domain-containing protein 2 isoform X1, which produces MKFWKILKSQIEQTLPEWRDQFLSYKDLKKQLKVMCPKDALTPPCLDADELNHFLGLLELEIDKFNGFFVDKEEEYIIKWKELQDRVARAIDSNAELMSLGREIVDFHGEMVLLENYTALNYTGLVKIIKKYDKRTGALLRLPFIQEVLNQPFFKIDVLNKLVKECEVILSILFTNDWSSISEDFEEDECGSMSGNENKETLMHVPKELDEIENMENTFTKLTLSALRSLEEIRGRSSTVSIFSLPPLHN; this is translated from the exons ATGAAGTTCTGGAAGATCCTGAAGAGCCAGATCGAGCAGACCCTGCCCGAGTGGCGTGACCAGTTCTTGTCCTACAAAGACTTAAAGAAACAGTTGAAGGTTATGTGTCCCAAAGATGCTCTAACTCCACCCTGTTTGGATGCTGACGAGCTTAACCACTTCCTTGGCCTCTTGGAGCTTGAGATAGATAAGTTTAACGGTTTCTTTGTGGACAAGGAAGAAGAATACATCATCAAATGGAag GAGTTGCAAGACAGGGTTGCTAGAGCCATTGATTCAAACGCGGAGTTGATGTCACTAGGGAGGGAAATAGTGGATTTTCACGGGGAGATGGTTTTGTTAGAGAACTATACCGCACTCAACTACACAG GTCTAGTGAAGATAATAAAGAAATATGATAAGCGAACCGGTGCACTGCTTCGCTTGCCTTTTATCCAAGAGGTGCTGAACCAGCCCTTCTTCAAAATTGATGTGCTTAACAAGCTTGTAAAGGAGTGCGAGGTGATACTGAGTATTCTTTTCACCAACGACTGGTCTTCAATTAGTGAGGATTTTGAGGAAGACGAGTGTGGCTCCATGTCTGGAAATGAAAACAAAGAGACGCTGATGCACGTTCCAAAAGAACTtgatgaaattgaaaacatGGAGAACACGTTCACCAAACTAACTTTATCAGCACTGCGTAGCTTGGAAGAAATTAGGGGTAGAAGCTCAACTGTTAGCATTTTCTCATTGCCTCCTTTGCATAACTAG
- the LOC100808957 gene encoding DEAD-box ATP-dependent RNA helicase 15: MGETKDEAYEEELLDYEEEDDKAPDSAGAKVNGEATKKGYVGIHSSGFRDFLLKPELLRAIVDSGFEHPSEVQHECIPQAILGMDVICQAKSGMGKTAVFVLSTLQQIDPVPGQVSALVLCHTRELAYQICHEFERFSTYLPDLKVAVFYGGVNIKVHKDLLKNECPHIVVGTPGRILALTRDKDLSLKNVRHFILDECDKMLESLDMRKDVQDIFKMTPHDKQVMMFSATLSKEIRPVCKKFMQDPMEIYVDDEAKLTLHGLVQHYIKLKEEEKNRKLNDLLDALDFNQVVIFVKSVSRAAELDKLLVECNFPSICIHSGMSQEERLKRYKGFKEGHTRILVATDLVGRGIDIERVNIVINYDMPDSADTYLHRVGRAGRFGTKGLAITFVSCSTDVDVLNNVQSRFEVDIKQLPEQIDTSTYMPS, translated from the exons ATGGGTGAAACTAAGGACGAAGCATACGAGGAAGAGCTTCTCGATTACGAGGAGGAAGACGACAAGGCCCCCGACTCCGCCGGAGCTAAAGTCAACGGCGAAGCTACCAAGAA GGGCTATGTTGGAATTCACAGTTCGGGATTTAGGGACTTCCTTCTGAAGCCAGAGCTTCTTCGGGCTATTGTGGACTCGGGATTTGAGCATCCATCTGAAG TGCAACATGAGTGCATACCTCAAGCAATTCTCGGGATGGATGTAATTTGTCAAGCAAAATCTGGGATGGGAAAGACTGCTGTTTTTGTTCTGTCGACTCTGCAGCAGATTGATCCTGTTCCTGGCCAAGTTTCTGCACTTGTTCTTTGTCATACAAGAGAATTAGCATACCAG ATATGCCATGAGTTCGAGAGGTTTAGCACCTACTTGCCAGATCTCAAGGTTGCTGTCTTTTATGGTGGGGTCAACATCAAAGTTCACAAGGATCTGCTGAAAAATGAGTGCCCTCATATTGTTGTTGGAACACCGGGAAGAATACTGGCATTGACCAGGGATAAGGACCTTTCTTTAAAGAATGTTAGACATTTCATATTGGATGAATGCGACAAGATGCTGGAATCATTGG ATATGAGGAAAGATGTTCAAGACATTTTCAAGATGACTCCCCATGATAAGCAAGTTATGATGTTCTCAGCAACACTCAGCAAGGAAATTCGCCCAGTCTGCAAGAAATTTATGCAAGAT CCTATggaaatttatgttgatgatgagGCCAAGTTGACACTTCACGGGCTTGTGCAG CACTACATCAAATTGAAAGAGGAGGAAAAGAATCGGAAGTTGAATGATCTTCTTGATGCACTGGACTTTAATCAAGTTGTGATCTTCGTGAAAAGTGTTAGCAGAGCAGCTGAGCTGGACAAACTACTTGTGGAGTGCAACTTTCCATCTATATGCATTCACTCTGGCATGTCCCAGGAAGAAAG GTTAAAGCGCTATAAAGGTTTCAAGGAGGGGCATACAAGGATTCTTGTTGCAACAGATTTGGTTGGAAGAGGGATTGATATTGAACGTGTCAACATTGTTATAAACTATGACATGCCTGATTCCGCAGACACATACTTGCACAGG GTTGGTCGAGCTGGAAGATTTGGCACCAAAGGCCTTGCAATCACATTTGTTTCTTGTTCTACTGATGTCGATGTTCTCAACAAT GTTCAGTCTAGGTTTGAGGTGGATATAAAGCAGCTTCCTGAGCAGATTGATACCTCTACCTATA TGCCATCGTAG